A region of Desulfomonilia bacterium DNA encodes the following proteins:
- a CDS encoding aldehyde ferredoxin oxidoreductase C-terminal domain-containing protein — MHYSKQQLVHGYSNRYLDIDLDMESVTIKPIDPAVRDYFIGGRGMGLYFLHTHTSPGMDAFDPKNPLIFSPGPLGGIPQFPGTAKCMAVSLSPLTHVPGVSNFGGHFGAFLKYAGFDTLLLTGKSKTDSMIIIDALNGEISVVAAPSIDLVFDLEKNIADMFTAQGFERKQIVFVTTGTGAAKTNYGCINSHYFDPTKPAIDGSKGIWRAKQAGRTGLGTVMADKKIRAIVILADYPKGENPYGAADWEKVKESGHKLSKVVHEVDPHSLQMHRKGSAGLISFMNRNSYCSLPVRNYQYGTDANADKICGKFYAEHLFEHSGNDGCFPGCNLRCTKGGFVTLKSGGKKGLKVWVDGPEYETAAGFGSNLGIFDPEFIMEANWYCDDYGIDTITVSVIMAFIMECFQRGYLTKDDTGGFELNWGDSHAAAEFIHQVSLQESELASIAGKGMLELVDWVAEKYVQRTGEPNPRHELELFAMHSKGLPFSLYRTHRSLSMQGSYAAASDIGAHHAAAWLIKADLLGAFPTPEHKARALITYPRVRLGNDNLGLCKLPWVDVFNPDSEKFTNTDIYINPASQEFYAGFYNGMMGTNMTWEQIFEQTDRDINLQRVMNVMAYGKETGAHDWIPDRAIGPTTDSLYEAEMEYNDEEVSRITGKDRSIANQMSVAEKRAILMNSRKDRLKNLVQSYYDARGWTSQGIPSIETLKKLGLWDFINDYTKERLAELLCS, encoded by the coding sequence ATGCATTATTCAAAACAGCAGCTTGTTCATGGATATTCGAACAGGTATCTCGATATTGATCTTGATATGGAATCTGTCACCATAAAACCGATAGACCCTGCGGTAAGGGATTATTTTATTGGCGGCAGGGGGATGGGACTATATTTCCTTCATACCCATACTTCTCCGGGAATGGATGCGTTCGATCCGAAAAATCCGCTGATATTTTCACCCGGACCACTTGGTGGAATTCCTCAGTTCCCAGGCACTGCAAAATGTATGGCTGTTTCACTTTCTCCTCTTACCCATGTACCCGGCGTATCCAATTTCGGGGGACATTTCGGCGCCTTTCTGAAATATGCCGGTTTCGACACCCTGCTCCTGACCGGGAAAAGCAAGACAGACTCCATGATTATCATAGATGCATTAAACGGCGAAATATCAGTCGTGGCTGCTCCTTCTATCGACCTGGTTTTCGATCTCGAGAAGAATATCGCAGATATGTTCACAGCTCAGGGTTTTGAAAGAAAACAAATCGTGTTCGTTACAACGGGAACAGGTGCGGCAAAAACCAATTACGGCTGCATCAACAGCCATTATTTCGATCCTACAAAACCTGCAATTGACGGTTCTAAAGGAATCTGGCGAGCCAAACAGGCAGGCCGGACTGGGCTGGGTACTGTGATGGCTGATAAAAAAATCAGGGCCATTGTAATCCTTGCAGATTACCCGAAAGGGGAAAACCCGTACGGAGCGGCGGATTGGGAAAAAGTAAAGGAATCCGGACACAAACTCAGCAAGGTAGTCCACGAGGTGGACCCTCACTCACTTCAAATGCACAGAAAAGGAAGCGCGGGACTCATTTCATTCATGAACAGAAATTCCTACTGCTCGCTTCCGGTAAGGAACTACCAGTATGGTACAGATGCTAATGCTGATAAAATATGCGGTAAATTCTATGCAGAGCACCTCTTCGAACACAGCGGCAATGACGGCTGTTTTCCGGGATGCAATCTCAGATGCACAAAAGGCGGTTTTGTAACACTCAAGTCGGGTGGTAAAAAAGGCTTGAAGGTCTGGGTTGACGGCCCCGAGTATGAAACAGCAGCCGGATTCGGTTCAAATCTTGGAATTTTCGATCCTGAATTCATCATGGAGGCAAACTGGTACTGTGACGATTACGGCATCGATACAATAACCGTTTCAGTCATAATGGCTTTCATCATGGAATGTTTCCAGAGAGGTTACCTTACAAAAGATGACACCGGTGGATTCGAACTGAACTGGGGTGATTCACATGCTGCAGCCGAATTCATACACCAAGTGAGCCTGCAGGAATCCGAACTTGCAAGTATCGCTGGAAAGGGAATGCTGGAACTTGTCGACTGGGTCGCAGAAAAGTATGTGCAGAGAACCGGAGAACCTAATCCAAGGCATGAACTTGAGCTTTTCGCAATGCATTCAAAAGGGCTTCCTTTTTCCCTGTACAGAACTCACCGTTCCCTGTCCATGCAGGGGTCTTATGCAGCGGCAAGTGACATCGGGGCGCACCATGCCGCAGCCTGGCTTATTAAAGCCGACCTGCTCGGAGCTTTTCCTACCCCAGAGCACAAGGCTCGTGCTCTCATAACATATCCACGTGTCAGGCTCGGCAACGACAATCTGGGGCTTTGCAAACTTCCCTGGGTCGACGTTTTCAATCCCGATTCTGAAAAGTTCACAAATACGGACATATATATAAATCCGGCCTCTCAGGAATTTTATGCAGGCTTCTATAACGGCATGATGGGAACGAATATGACCTGGGAACAGATATTCGAACAGACCGACCGGGACATAAACCTTCAACGTGTGATGAACGTGATGGCTTACGGAAAGGAAACAGGGGCTCATGACTGGATACCCGACCGTGCAATAGGCCCTACTACGGACAGTCTTTATGAAGCAGAAATGGAATATAATGATGAAGAAGTCTCCCGCATAACAGGCAAAGACCGCTCCATTGCAAATCAGATGAGTGTAGCGGAGAAAAGGGCTATCCTCATGAACAGCAGGAAAGACCGCCTGAAAAATCTTGTCCAGTCATATTACGATGCCAGGGGATGGACTTCACAAGGTATCCCCTCTATTGAAACTCTGAAAAAACTGGGCTTGTGGGATTTCATCAATGATTATACAAAGGAGCGTCTTGCAGAACTTCTATGCTCATGA
- a CDS encoding TetR/AcrR family transcriptional regulator has product MARGTFERIAPEKQQMILSIAMKEFAKNGYYKANINTIASKAGISIGAMYKYFSSKEELFCDTLEMGIGILNETFMSRLDKSNDPFEKIKSIFLAALDFSKENPQSLQIYMSLLSSSMDSFSKKYAKTIEEVGHTFFKKIIEDGIASGHVHPDVDIDAANYFLDNNLMMFSFSQISLYLKIRLDTFLEGRKTPEELIDDTVSICRKIFGARP; this is encoded by the coding sequence ATGGCAAGAGGCACATTCGAACGCATAGCACCTGAAAAACAGCAGATGATCCTGTCAATAGCCATGAAGGAATTTGCGAAAAACGGCTACTATAAGGCCAATATCAATACAATAGCATCCAAGGCCGGAATATCGATCGGTGCGATGTATAAATATTTCTCAAGCAAGGAAGAGCTTTTCTGCGATACCCTTGAAATGGGGATAGGCATATTGAACGAAACATTCATGAGCAGGCTTGACAAGAGCAATGACCCGTTTGAGAAGATAAAGTCCATATTTCTGGCTGCTCTCGATTTTTCAAAAGAAAATCCTCAGTCGCTGCAGATTTACATGTCTCTGCTGTCTTCAAGCATGGACAGTTTTTCAAAAAAGTATGCCAAGACTATAGAGGAAGTAGGGCATACCTTTTTCAAGAAGATTATCGAAGACGGAATCGCTTCCGGTCATGTGCATCCCGATGTTGATATTGACGCTGCAAATTATTTTCTGGACAACAATCTTATGATGTTTTCTTTTTCGCAGATTTCGCTATATCTGAAGATAAGACTTGATACGTTTCTGGAAGGAAGAAAAACTCCCGAGGAACT